One part of the Pseudemcibacter aquimaris genome encodes these proteins:
- the rpoC gene encoding DNA-directed RNA polymerase subunit beta', translating to MGQEIVNFFNANAKPETFDNIKILIASTEQIRSWSFGEIKKPETINYRTFKPERDGLFCARIFGPTKDYECLCGKYKRMKYRGITCEKCGVEVTLSKVRRDRMGHIELAAPVAHIWFLKSLPSRIGLMLDMTLKDLERVLYFEQHIVTEPGLTNLKMKQLLTEDEYIRAQEEYGEDSFSAGIGAEAIKVLLENIDLEQEKEDLLRELAETKSELKPKKIVKRLKIIEGFIESENRPEWMILEVLPVIPPELRPLVPLDGGRFATSDLNDLYRRVINRNNRLKRLMELRAPDIIVRNEKRMLQESVDALFDNGRRGRVITGANKRPLKSLSDMLKGKQGRFRQNLLGKRVDYSGRSVIVVGPDLLLHQCGLPKKMALELFKPFIYARLDKLGIATTIKQAKKLVEKERREVWDVLDVVIREHPVFLNRAPTLHRLGIQAFEPVLIEGKAIQLHPLVCAAFNADFDGDQMAVHVPLSLEAQLEARVLMMSTNNILSPSNGKPIIVPSQDIILGLYYMTTAKQGEPGEGMVFGDLDEVDLALNAKAITLHSSIKCRIDSVDDEGNPIKKVVETTPGRAMLAKNLPHHPQISFEELINRRIGKREISEVIDVVYRHAGQKRTVLFADGVMRLGFREACKAGISFGKDDMIIPDTKAPIIDETTNSVKEFEEQYQQGLITQGEKYNKVVDAWSQCTDRVADEMMAEISKEEVDENGRSLPTNSIFMMADSGARGSAAQMKQLAGMRGLMAKPSGEIIETPIISNFKEGLSVLEYFNSTHGARKGLADTALKTANSGYLTRRLVDVSQDCVVTEEDCGTEMGIEIAEVSDGGDVIVNLSDRIVGRCLAVDVNDPVSGDVIYEAGTYLDEVKAEEIEKAAVSTVKVRSALTCETKNGCCVKCYGRDLARGTVVNMGEAVGVIAAQSIGEPGTQLTMRTFHIGGTASSVSQQSAIEASHDGIVKINNKKVVKDSKGRMVVLSRNMEIVLVDEEGRERVTYKVQFGSHLLKDEGEKVEHGEKLCEWDPYTLPIITESGGTVKFVDLADGVAVSENVDEATGISSRVVVDWRSHPKGADLRPRITLRDDKDKVVALANGTEARYFMSVGAILSVNDGDEVHAGDVIARIPREASKTKDITGGLPRVAELFEARRPKDHAIIAEVDGYVEFGRDYKNKRRISINPRNDTDDVVEYLIPKGKHISVQEGDFIRRGEYLIDGNPAPHDILKSLGIEALAEYLVNEVQDVYRLQGVGINDKHIEVIVRQMLKKVEITKSGETTFLIGEQVDREEFDEINEKAIAEGREPAKGEAILLGITKASLQTRSFISAASFQETTRVLTEAAVSGKSDKLIGLKENVIVGRLIPAGTGSMMKSYRRLAQERDAQTEIEQQASAEAQNVDPIAESLGETADSNESEA from the coding sequence ATGGGCCAGGAAATCGTAAACTTCTTTAATGCAAACGCAAAACCAGAAACATTTGATAATATCAAAATTCTGATTGCAAGCACTGAGCAAATCCGTTCATGGTCTTTTGGTGAGATCAAAAAACCGGAAACAATTAACTATCGTACTTTCAAACCGGAAAGAGACGGGCTTTTCTGTGCGCGTATTTTTGGACCGACTAAAGACTACGAATGTCTTTGTGGTAAATATAAGCGCATGAAATACCGCGGCATCACATGTGAAAAATGTGGTGTTGAGGTTACATTAAGCAAAGTACGTCGTGACCGTATGGGCCATATCGAGCTTGCTGCTCCTGTGGCGCATATCTGGTTCCTAAAATCACTTCCAAGTCGTATTGGTCTTATGCTTGATATGACATTGAAGGATCTTGAGCGTGTGCTTTATTTCGAACAGCACATCGTAACAGAACCAGGTCTTACGAACCTTAAGATGAAACAGCTTCTGACTGAAGACGAATATATTCGTGCACAGGAAGAATACGGCGAAGATAGTTTCTCAGCAGGGATTGGTGCGGAAGCGATTAAAGTCCTTCTAGAAAATATCGATCTTGAGCAGGAAAAAGAAGACCTTCTTCGTGAGCTAGCAGAAACAAAATCTGAACTTAAGCCGAAGAAGATTGTTAAGCGTCTGAAAATTATCGAAGGTTTCATTGAATCTGAAAACCGTCCAGAGTGGATGATTCTTGAAGTTCTTCCGGTAATTCCACCAGAGCTTCGTCCACTTGTTCCGCTTGATGGTGGTCGTTTCGCAACATCTGATCTTAACGATCTTTACCGTCGTGTGATCAACCGTAACAACCGTCTAAAGCGTCTGATGGAACTTCGTGCACCGGACATTATCGTTCGTAACGAAAAACGCATGCTGCAAGAATCTGTTGATGCGCTATTTGATAACGGTCGTCGTGGTCGTGTGATTACAGGTGCGAACAAGCGTCCTCTTAAATCACTTTCAGATATGCTAAAAGGTAAGCAAGGTCGTTTCCGTCAAAACCTTCTTGGTAAGCGTGTTGACTATTCTGGCCGTTCTGTAATTGTGGTTGGTCCTGATCTACTGCTTCATCAGTGTGGTCTGCCGAAGAAAATGGCGCTAGAGCTATTCAAACCTTTCATTTATGCACGCCTTGATAAGCTTGGTATCGCAACAACAATTAAACAGGCAAAAAAGCTTGTTGAAAAAGAACGTCGCGAAGTATGGGACGTACTTGATGTTGTTATTCGTGAACATCCGGTTTTCTTAAACCGCGCCCCTACACTTCATAGACTAGGCATCCAAGCGTTTGAGCCGGTACTAATCGAAGGTAAGGCAATTCAGCTTCACCCACTTGTGTGTGCGGCCTTTAACGCTGACTTTGATGGTGACCAAATGGCGGTTCACGTACCGCTTAGCCTTGAAGCACAGCTTGAAGCACGTGTTCTGATGATGTCAACAAACAACATCCTTAGCCCGTCAAACGGTAAGCCGATTATTGTTCCGTCACAGGATATTATTCTTGGTCTTTATTATATGACGACTGCGAAGCAAGGCGAGCCTGGTGAAGGCATGGTCTTTGGTGATCTGGATGAAGTTGATCTGGCACTTAATGCGAAAGCTATTACGCTACATTCATCAATCAAATGTCGTATTGACAGTGTTGATGATGAAGGCAACCCGATCAAGAAAGTTGTTGAAACAACACCTGGTCGTGCGATGCTCGCGAAAAACTTGCCGCATCACCCACAGATTTCATTTGAGGAACTGATTAATCGCCGTATTGGTAAACGTGAAATTTCCGAAGTGATTGATGTTGTTTATCGTCATGCGGGTCAGAAGCGTACAGTACTATTTGCGGACGGTGTTATGCGTCTTGGTTTCCGTGAAGCGTGTAAAGCGGGTATTTCTTTCGGTAAGGATGACATGATCATTCCTGATACGAAGGCACCGATTATTGATGAGACAACAAATTCCGTTAAAGAATTTGAAGAGCAATATCAGCAAGGTCTTATCACGCAAGGTGAGAAATACAACAAAGTTGTTGACGCATGGTCACAATGTACTGACCGTGTTGCCGACGAAATGATGGCTGAAATTTCCAAAGAAGAAGTTGACGAAAATGGTCGTTCACTTCCAACAAACTCCATCTTTATGATGGCGGATTCCGGTGCTCGTGGTTCTGCTGCGCAGATGAAACAGCTTGCTGGTATGCGTGGTTTGATGGCGAAACCTTCTGGTGAAATTATTGAAACACCGATTATTTCAAACTTTAAAGAAGGCCTAAGCGTTCTTGAATACTTTAACTCTACCCACGGTGCCCGTAAGGGTCTTGCGGATACCGCGCTTAAAACTGCGAACTCTGGTTATCTGACACGTCGTCTTGTGGATGTATCACAGGATTGTGTTGTAACCGAAGAAGATTGCGGTACAGAAATGGGTATTGAAATTGCAGAAGTTTCTGATGGCGGTGACGTGATCGTTAACCTAAGTGACCGTATTGTTGGTCGCTGTCTGGCAGTTGATGTGAATGATCCTGTTTCAGGTGATGTAATTTATGAAGCTGGTACTTACCTTGATGAAGTAAAAGCGGAAGAAATTGAAAAAGCTGCTGTTTCAACGGTGAAAGTTCGTTCAGCACTAACATGTGAAACCAAAAACGGTTGCTGTGTGAAATGTTACGGTCGTGACCTTGCACGCGGTACAGTCGTGAATATGGGTGAAGCAGTTGGTGTTATCGCGGCGCAATCAATTGGTGAGCCGGGTACACAGCTTACAATGCGTACGTTCCATATTGGTGGTACGGCGTCATCTGTGTCACAGCAGTCAGCGATTGAAGCATCACATGACGGTATTGTTAAAATTAACAACAAGAAAGTTGTTAAGGATAGTAAAGGCCGCATGGTTGTTCTTTCTCGTAACATGGAAATCGTTCTTGTTGATGAAGAAGGCCGTGAGCGCGTAACGTATAAAGTACAGTTCGGTTCACATCTTCTTAAAGACGAAGGTGAAAAGGTCGAGCATGGCGAAAAGCTTTGTGAATGGGACCCATACACACTTCCGATCATCACAGAATCCGGTGGTACAGTTAAATTCGTGGACCTTGCTGACGGTGTTGCTGTTAGTGAAAATGTTGACGAAGCAACTGGTATCTCAAGCCGTGTTGTTGTTGACTGGCGTTCGCATCCAAAAGGTGCTGATCTTCGTCCGCGTATTACACTTCGTGATGACAAAGACAAGGTTGTTGCACTGGCTAATGGTACAGAAGCAAGATATTTTATGTCAGTAGGTGCTATTCTTTCTGTGAATGATGGTGACGAGGTGCATGCGGGTGATGTGATCGCGCGTATCCCACGTGAAGCGTCAAAAACGAAAGATATTACCGGTGGTCTGCCACGCGTTGCTGAACTATTCGAAGCACGTCGTCCGAAAGATCACGCGATTATCGCTGAAGTTGACGGTTATGTTGAATTTGGTCGTGACTATAAAAATAAGCGCCGCATCAGTATCAATCCACGCAACGATACAGATGATGTTGTTGAATATCTGATCCCTAAAGGTAAGCATATCTCCGTTCAGGAAGGTGACTTCATCCGCCGTGGTGAGTATCTGATCGACGGTAACCCTGCGCCGCATGATATTCTGAAATCACTGGGTATTGAGGCACTAGCCGAATATCTTGTGAACGAAGTTCAGGATGTTTATCGCCTGCAGGGTGTGGGTATCAACGATAAGCACATCGAAGTGATCGTTCGTCAAATGCTTAAGAAAGTTGAAATCACCAAGTCCGGTGAAACAACATTCCTAATCGGTGAACAAGTTGACCGTGAAGAGTTCGACGAAATAAATGAAAAAGCAATCGCAGAAGGTCGCGAACCTGCAAAAGGTGAAGCAATCCTTCTTGGTATTACCAAAGCGTCGCTACAAACACGTTCATTTATTTCTGCGGCATCCTTCCAGGAAACAACACGCGTTCTAACCGAAGCAGCGGTGTCTGGTAAATCAGATAAACTGATCGGTCTTAAAGAAAACGTGATTGTTGGTCGCTTGATCCCAGCTGGTACTGGTTCAATGATGAAATCTTACCGTCGTCTTGCACAAGAGCGTGACGCGCAGACAGAAATTGAACAACAAGCCTCTGCGGAAGCACAGAATGTTGATCCGATTGCAGAATCGCTAGGTGAAACTGCTGATTCCAATGAATCGGAAGCATAA
- the rpsL gene encoding 30S ribosomal protein S12: MPTINQLVRKPRKKPVASNKVPALKGCPQKRGVCTRVYTTTPKKPNSALRKVARVRLTNGFEVTSYIPGEGHNLQEHSVVLIRGGRVKDLPGVRYHVLRGVLDTQGIADRRQGRSKYGAKRPK; this comes from the coding sequence ATGCCGACGATCAACCAGTTGGTACGTAAACCGCGCAAGAAGCCAGTTGCCTCTAATAAGGTGCCTGCACTTAAAGGCTGCCCGCAAAAGCGTGGTGTTTGTACCCGTGTATATACAACGACACCTAAGAAACCTAACTCAGCTCTTCGTAAAGTGGCCCGTGTGCGCCTGACGAACGGCTTTGAAGTAACAAGCTACATTCCGGGTGAGGGTCATAACCTTCAGGAGCATAGTGTTGTGCTTATCCGTGGTGGTCGTGTGAAAGACTTGCCGGGTGTTCGCTATCACGTTCTTCGTGGTGTGTTGGATACACAAGGAATCGCTGATCGTCGTCAAGGTCGATCTAAATATGGTGCTAAACGTCCTAAGTAA
- the rpsG gene encoding 30S ribosomal protein S7: MSRRHAAEKRKVLPEPKFGDVVLAKFINNLMIDGKKSVAERIVYGALDIIKEKTGQDPVEQFHNALENVRPAVEVRSRRVGGATYQVPVEVRAGRAQALAIRWLIGVSRGRNENTMTERLAGEFLDAVNNRGGAVKKREDTHKMAEANKAFSHYRW; this comes from the coding sequence ATGTCGCGTCGTCACGCAGCTGAAAAAAGAAAAGTGCTTCCAGAACCAAAATTCGGTGATGTTGTGCTTGCTAAATTCATCAACAATCTAATGATTGATGGTAAGAAATCTGTCGCTGAGCGCATTGTTTATGGTGCTCTGGACATTATTAAAGAAAAAACAGGTCAGGATCCTGTGGAGCAATTCCATAATGCGCTTGAAAATGTACGTCCTGCTGTTGAGGTTCGTTCCCGCCGTGTTGGTGGTGCTACGTATCAGGTTCCTGTAGAGGTTCGCGCGGGCCGCGCACAGGCACTTGCTATTCGTTGGCTCATCGGTGTTTCACGTGGTCGTAACGAAAACACAATGACAGAACGTCTTGCAGGTGAATTCCTTGATGCTGTTAATAATCGTGGTGGTGCGGTTAAGAAGCGCGAAGACACTCATAAAATGGCGGAAGCTAACAAAGCATTCTCGCATTATCGTTGGTAG